A region from the Triticum urartu cultivar G1812 chromosome 1, Tu2.1, whole genome shotgun sequence genome encodes:
- the LOC125538881 gene encoding uncharacterized protein LOC125538881: MGKAYRKKLGVNKAATAAGAGGGNAKRSGGAAGAGGAGPAGGAKGAGGAGWGGASTFSATYHSTFQTAVNVTNEYYNQWGNDCSSDDDGPPSTPADDSTFETAVNDTNEYYQEEEENNCSSPFAPADHSTFETAVEIMNEHYDEEEKLGLSMDNEEEGVQDAELVSDADGGGDDHAGSGDDHFGDDDYYDDDIAGGFEDFYDPGDAGDGADDWW; this comes from the exons ATGGGGAAGGCCTACCGCAAGAAGTTGGGCGTGAACAAGGCGGCCACCGCCGCCGGAGCCGGCGGCGGCAACGCTAAGCGCTCGGGAGGCGCAGCCGGCGCGGGCGGTGCCGGACCGGCAGGAGGCGCCAAAGGAGCAGGTGGTGCGGGATGGGGAGGCGCGTCGACGTTCTCTGCCACCTACCATAGCACCTTCCAGACG GCAGTAAATGTGACGAACGAGTACTACAACCAGTGGGGGAACGACTGCTCGTCCGACGACGACGGCCCGCCATCCACTCCCGCCGACGATAGCACATTTGAGACG GCCGTGAATGACACGAATGAGTACTAccaagaggaggaggagaacaaCTGTTCTTCCCCATTCGCTCCAGCCGACCATAGCACCTTCGAAACG GCCGTCGAGATCATGAATGAGCACTACGATGAGGAGGAGAAACTAGGTTTGTCCATGGACAACGAGGAAGAGGGCGTGCAGGATGCTGAACTTGTGTCTGATGCAGACGGCGGTGGTGATGACCACGCCGGGAGTGGTGATGACCACTTCGGTGACGATGACTACTACGACGACGACATTGCCGGGGGTTTCGAGGATTTCTACGATCCCGGTGATGCTGGGGATGGAGCTGATGACTGGTGGTAG
- the LOC125538887 gene encoding zealexin A1 synthase-like encodes MEDAYITACLVVALVSLLIVIAGRRRWGARGDGLRMAPGPWQLPVIGSLHHLLLAGQLPHRAMSDLARRHGPAMMLQLGQVPTLVVSSREGAREVLKNHDTMFATRPLSTTMRVLSYGGQDIVFAPYGEYWRQLRKIAVSELFTARRVLSFRAIREEEVATALRAVGEAAAAARPVEMRAVLSTLVTDSTARAVIGDRCKERDAFLRELDRIVQLASGFNLADMWPSSRLAAWLSGAEECRHTLYTMLDGIVEEHLQRMDGGGDHAEDLLDVLLKIQKEGGLKFPIHMDAVKAIILDVFSAGSETTTTTIEWAISELINNPMAMQKATTEVRQAFQASGTVAEHALSELPYLRFVIRETLRLHPPLPLLFRECQEPCQVQGYDVQQGTQVLVNAWALGRDERYWPDAPEEFRPERFEEEAAKADFGGGDFAFLPFGAGRRMCPGMAFGLAGVELPLASMLFHFDWKPPGPGSAELDMTETFGLTARRTDQLLLRPVLRVPIPGV; translated from the exons ATGGAGGATGCCTACATCACGGCCTGCCTCGTTGTAGCGCTCGTGTCGCTGCTCATCGTGATTGCGGGCCGCCGGCGCTGGGGGGCGCGTGGCGACGGCCTGCGCATGGCGCCTGGGCCGTGGCAGCTGCCGGTGATCGGCAGCCTGCaccacctcctcctggccggGCAGCTCCCTCACCGCGCGATGAGCGACCTGGCGCGGCGCCACGGGCCGGCCATGATGCTCCAGCTCGGCCAGGTTCCCACGCTGGTGGTGTCCTCCAGGGAGGGGGCGCGCGAGGTGCTCAAGAACCACGACACCATGTTCGCCACGCGGCCCCTCAGCACCACCATGCGCGTGCTCTCCTACGGCGGCCAGGACATCGTCTTCGCGCCCTACGGGGAGTACTGGCGCCAGCTCCGCAAGATCGCCGTGTCCGAGCTCTTCACCGCGCGCCGCGTCCTCTCGTTCCGCGCCATCCGCGAGGAGGAGGTCGCCACGGCGCTCCGCGCCGTCGGCGAGGCCGCTGCGGCCGCGCGCCCCGTGGAGATGCGGGCGGTGCTGTCCACGCTCGTGACGGACAGCACGGCGCGCGCCGTCATAGGCGACCGGTGCAAGGAGCGCGACGCGTTCCTCCGGGAGCTCGACCGCATCGTGCAGCTCGCGTCGGGGTTCAACCTGGCCGACATGTGGCCGTCGTCACGGCTTGCTGCGTGGCTCAGTGGAGCCGAGGAGTGCCGCCACACCCTGTACACCATGCTCGACGGCATCGTTGAGGAGCACCTGCAGAGGAtggacggcggcggagaccacgcCGAGGACCTGCTCGACGTGCTGCTCAAGATCCAGAAGGAGGGTGGTCTCAAGTTTCCCATCCACATGGACGCCGTCAAAGCCATCATCTTG GACGTATTCTCCGCGGGCAGTGAAACAACAACTACGACAATTGAGTGGGCCATATCAGAGCTGATCAACAACCCGATGGCCATGCAGAAGGCGACAACTGAGGTGCGACAAGCCTTCCAAGCCAGTGGAACCGTGGCCGAGCACGCCCTAAGCGAGCTCCCATACCTACGCTTCGTCATTCGAGAGACGTTGCGACTGCACCCGCCCCTGCCGTTGTTGTTCCGCGAGTGCCAGGAACCGTGCCAAGTGCAGGGATACGACGTGCAGCAGGGCACGCAGGTGTTGGTCAATGCTTGGGCGCTAGGCCGCGACGAGCGCTATTGGCCCGACGCGCCTGAGGAGTTTCGACCGGAACGGTTCGAGGAAGAAGCAGCAAAGGCAGACTTTGGGGGTGGTGACTTTGCGTTCTTGCCGTTTGGCGCCGGCCGCAGGATGTGCCCTGGGATGGCGtttggcctcgccggcgtcgagctcCCGCTTGCAAGCATGCTCTTCCACTTTGACTGGAAGCCACCAGGGCCAGGCTCGGCGGAGCTCGACATGACAGAGACGTTCGGCCTCACCGCACGGCGGACGGACCAGCTCCTGTTGCGCCCTGTCCTTCGCGTACCTATTCCCGGAGTCTAG